A window of Mucilaginibacter sp. PAMC 26640 contains these coding sequences:
- a CDS encoding ATP phosphoribosyltransferase, giving the protein MKTLKIAIQKSGRLNEKSVELLKNCGLNFENYKSSLISPVSNFPLEILFLRDDDIPEYVQDGIADLGIVGENVIEETEVEVAYLQRLGFGKCSLKIAVPNNDSIASLADLNGKAIATTYPVILGKYLKEQGITSDIRTISGSVEISPGLGLSDAICDLVSTGGTLKSNGLKPFADVMSSEAILISSKGSENNDLIQELIQRIQSVLRAKETKYVVLNVKRDNLDAVIALLPGVKSPSVVPLAEADWVAVHTVIPERDFWDRISQLKQAGAQGIVVMPIEKIIL; this is encoded by the coding sequence GTGAAAACACTAAAAATAGCGATCCAGAAATCGGGTCGCCTCAACGAAAAGTCCGTTGAATTATTGAAGAATTGCGGCTTAAATTTTGAAAATTACAAAAGCTCGCTGATCTCCCCCGTATCTAATTTCCCTCTTGAAATTCTCTTTTTGCGAGATGACGATATCCCTGAATACGTTCAGGATGGTATTGCCGACCTGGGCATTGTAGGCGAAAATGTAATTGAGGAAACTGAAGTGGAAGTTGCTTACCTGCAACGCCTTGGTTTCGGCAAATGTTCGCTCAAAATTGCCGTGCCGAATAACGACAGCATCGCCAGCCTGGCCGATTTGAATGGTAAAGCCATCGCTACTACTTACCCGGTTATACTGGGTAAATATTTAAAAGAGCAAGGCATCACATCTGATATCCGCACTATTTCCGGTTCGGTAGAGATCTCCCCGGGCCTTGGTCTCAGTGACGCTATCTGCGATCTTGTATCCACCGGCGGCACTTTAAAAAGCAATGGCTTAAAGCCATTTGCCGATGTGATGAGCAGCGAAGCCATCCTGATCAGCAGCAAAGGCAGTGAAAATAATGACTTGATCCAGGAGCTGATCCAACGGATCCAGTCGGTATTGCGTGCCAAAGAAACAAAATACGTGGTACTTAATGTAAAACGCGACAATCTGGATGCAGTGATTGCGCTTTTACCCGGCGTAAAAAGCCCATCTGTTGTGCCTTTGGCCGAGGCAGACTGGGTGGCGGTACACACCGTTATCCCGGAGCGTGATTTCTGGGACCGCATCAGCCAGCTTAAACAAGCAGGAGCACAAGGCATTGTTGTAATGCCCATTGAAAAGATAATATTGTAA
- a CDS encoding histidinol phosphate phosphatase, translating to MTDMIKAVFLDRDGVLNREMGDYVCRLEDFHVLDNFDALKELQDRGYMLLVATNQGGLAKGWYDVPELTKMHNHLKQVYEERGVAITDFFYCPHHPDFTGDCDCRKPKPGLLFQGIEKYNIDPSKSYFIGDRERDVEAGTAAGVTGILIDSNQPISTILGLIA from the coding sequence ATGACTGATATGATTAAAGCAGTTTTTTTAGACAGAGACGGAGTACTGAACAGAGAGATGGGCGATTACGTATGCCGCCTGGAAGATTTTCATGTGCTGGATAATTTTGATGCACTAAAAGAACTGCAGGATCGGGGATATATGCTGCTGGTTGCCACCAACCAGGGCGGATTGGCGAAAGGCTGGTACGATGTGCCCGAACTCACTAAAATGCACAACCACTTAAAGCAGGTATATGAGGAAAGAGGTGTAGCGATCACCGACTTTTTTTACTGCCCGCATCACCCCGACTTTACCGGCGATTGTGATTGCCGCAAACCAAAACCAGGGCTTTTGTTCCAGGGAATTGAAAAATACAATATCGACCCCTCCAAGTCTTACTTCATCGGCGATAGAGAGCGCGATGTGGAAGCTGGTACAGCAGCTGGTGTAACAGGCATTTTAATAGATAGCAACCAGCCCATAAGTACCATTTTAGGGTTGATAGCTTAA
- a CDS encoding glutamate synthase subunit alpha → MDQTDGNQQGLYRPEFEHDSCGTGFITNINGHKSYHIIDDALTMLENMEHRGACGCDPETGDGAGILIQLPHELFMEECANLEINLPEPGEYGVGMIFLPKEPALKKACRTIITNAIEKLGLHKLGYRKLTVDSSAIGETARQAEPDAEQLFVARPHHITNADDFERKLYILRRYINKTVSETVPAASEYFYFTSLSCKTIVYKGQVTTYQLRKYFSDLNDPRIASGFAMIHSRFSTNTFPSWKLAQPFRLIAHNGEINTLTGNLNWFYAGLKSYMSTAFTTEEMEMLLPVIDNNQSDSACLDNIIEILLHSGRSLPHVMMMLVPEAWDGNEQMDPVKKAFYEYHATLMEPWDGPAAITFTDGKLVGALLDRNGLRPLRYVITNDGRVIAASEAGTLTIDESTVLRKGRLQPGKMLLIDTEKGKIITDDEIKKQVSSQQPYGRWLDNYKIRLGELSEPRLAFASLSPDSVYRYQQVFGYSREDIDTIIKPMALDGKEPIGSMGTDVPLAILSDKPQHLSSYFKQFFAQVTNPPIDPIRERLVMSLATFIGNNGNLLDEDKMHCHCVVLDHPILKNHQLEKLRSIDTGLFHAKTLQTYFNADGMPGSLEKGIARLCRYAEDAVDDGFEVLILSDRAVDSEHAPIPMLLAVSAVHHHLIKKGRRGAVGLVVETGDVWEVHHFATLLAFGATAINPYLALSTIETLKENGSLETDLDLKTLYKNYVKSVNDGLLKIFSKMGISTLQSYHGSQVFEILGINKAVVDKYFSGGVTRIGGLGLDEIAREALCKHKIGFGSSKTEGRLLPEGGIYQWKRRGEAHLFNPDTVHLLQHATRSNSYSVYKNYAAKINEQTEKHYTIRGLLDFAHHREAISIDEVEAAESIMTRFATGAMSFGSISHEAHSTMAIAMNRIGGKSNTGEGGEDEMRYEKMPNGDSMRSAIKQVASARFGVTSNYLTNADELQIKMAQGAKPGEGGQLPGHKVDEWIAKTRHSTPGVGLISPPPHHDIYSIEDLAQLIFDLKNANRAARINVKLVSKAGVGTIAAGVAKAHADVILIAGYDGGTGASPISSVKHAGLPWELGLSEAHQTLVRNKLRSRVVLQTDGQLKTGRDLAIAALLGAEEWGVATAALVAGGCIMMRKCHLNTCPVGVATQDPELRKLFSGKADHVVNLFRFMAEELREIMAELGFRTINEMVGRVQFLKVRDNIQSWKAKKVDLSGILHPTTNTKGMTLYNSEKQDHGMDAIIDWRLLEQAKAALEDKTPVFANFDLKNVDRTVGTLLSNEISKIYGSAGLPDNTINYKFKGSAGQSFGAFTTKGISFELEGEANDYVGKGLSGAQLAIYPASNATFTPENNIIIGNVALYGATSGELFIRGMAGERFAVRNSGATTVVEGIGDHGCEYMTGGRALILGETGRNFAAGMSGGLAWIYNPNGTFADNCNKEMVDLDPLSVKDEEQILALLKKHINLTGSKLAQNILKNWSTVSGQFVKVYPKEFKRVIEQKELQTIS, encoded by the coding sequence ATGGATCAAACCGATGGCAACCAGCAAGGCCTTTACAGGCCGGAATTTGAACACGATTCTTGCGGAACTGGGTTTATAACCAATATAAACGGACATAAATCATACCATATTATTGATGATGCTTTAACCATGTTAGAGAACATGGAGCATCGCGGTGCTTGCGGGTGCGACCCGGAAACCGGCGATGGAGCAGGCATTTTAATTCAGCTCCCCCACGAATTATTCATGGAAGAATGTGCTAACCTCGAGATCAACCTGCCCGAGCCGGGCGAGTATGGTGTGGGGATGATATTCTTACCAAAAGAGCCTGCTTTGAAGAAAGCATGCCGTACCATTATTACCAACGCGATTGAGAAGCTTGGCTTGCATAAACTGGGTTACCGTAAACTAACGGTGGACTCCAGCGCTATTGGCGAAACTGCGCGCCAGGCCGAGCCGGATGCGGAACAGCTTTTTGTGGCCAGGCCGCACCATATTACCAATGCTGATGATTTTGAGCGCAAACTTTACATTCTGCGCCGGTACATCAACAAAACGGTAAGTGAAACTGTACCAGCTGCGAGCGAGTATTTTTACTTCACTTCGCTATCCTGCAAAACCATTGTTTACAAAGGGCAGGTAACCACTTATCAACTGCGTAAGTATTTTTCAGATCTGAACGATCCACGGATTGCATCGGGCTTTGCCATGATCCACTCTCGTTTCTCTACCAATACTTTCCCTTCATGGAAGCTGGCTCAGCCATTCCGCTTAATTGCGCATAACGGCGAGATCAACACCCTTACCGGAAACTTAAACTGGTTTTATGCCGGTTTAAAATCTTACATGTCTACCGCCTTCACTACCGAAGAAATGGAGATGTTGTTGCCGGTGATCGATAACAACCAATCGGATTCTGCCTGTTTGGATAATATTATTGAGATCCTGCTGCACAGCGGGCGTTCATTACCCCACGTAATGATGATGCTGGTGCCTGAAGCATGGGACGGTAATGAACAAATGGACCCCGTTAAAAAGGCTTTCTACGAGTATCATGCTACCCTGATGGAGCCATGGGACGGCCCTGCTGCCATCACCTTTACGGATGGTAAGCTGGTAGGTGCCCTGCTTGACAGGAATGGCCTGCGCCCTTTGCGTTACGTTATTACCAATGATGGCCGCGTTATTGCCGCATCAGAAGCCGGTACCTTAACAATAGATGAAAGTACTGTATTGCGTAAGGGCCGTTTACAGCCCGGCAAAATGCTGCTGATTGATACCGAAAAGGGTAAGATCATTACCGATGATGAAATAAAGAAACAGGTAAGCTCTCAGCAGCCATATGGCCGCTGGCTGGATAATTATAAAATTCGCCTGGGAGAACTGTCTGAGCCGCGTTTGGCTTTCGCCAGTTTATCGCCCGATTCTGTTTACCGTTACCAGCAGGTGTTTGGTTACAGCCGCGAGGATATCGATACCATCATTAAGCCAATGGCACTGGATGGTAAAGAGCCGATCGGATCTATGGGTACAGATGTGCCTTTGGCTATCCTGTCTGATAAGCCACAGCATTTATCAAGCTATTTCAAACAATTTTTTGCTCAGGTAACCAATCCGCCGATAGATCCTATCCGCGAGCGGTTGGTCATGAGTTTGGCTACCTTTATCGGTAACAACGGCAACCTGTTGGATGAAGATAAAATGCATTGCCATTGCGTGGTGCTTGATCACCCGATACTGAAAAACCACCAGCTGGAAAAGTTACGCAGTATAGATACCGGCTTGTTCCATGCCAAAACGCTGCAAACCTATTTTAATGCCGATGGCATGCCGGGCTCACTCGAAAAAGGTATTGCAAGGCTTTGCCGCTATGCGGAAGATGCCGTAGATGATGGCTTTGAAGTATTGATTCTGTCAGATCGTGCGGTGGATTCAGAACACGCACCTATCCCAATGCTGCTGGCCGTTTCTGCTGTGCATCATCACCTCATTAAAAAAGGACGCCGTGGCGCGGTAGGTTTGGTTGTAGAGACCGGAGACGTTTGGGAAGTACACCATTTTGCTACTTTGCTGGCATTCGGCGCTACTGCTATCAACCCGTACCTGGCACTTTCTACTATCGAAACGCTGAAAGAAAATGGTAGCCTGGAGACTGATTTAGATCTAAAGACACTTTATAAAAATTATGTTAAATCGGTAAATGATGGCTTGCTGAAGATCTTCTCTAAAATGGGAATTTCTACGCTGCAATCTTACCATGGTTCGCAGGTATTTGAAATCCTGGGCATCAACAAAGCCGTGGTAGACAAATATTTCTCTGGTGGGGTTACCCGTATCGGCGGTTTAGGTTTGGATGAGATAGCCCGCGAGGCGCTTTGCAAACACAAAATTGGTTTCGGCAGTTCTAAAACAGAGGGCCGTTTATTACCCGAGGGTGGTATTTACCAGTGGAAACGCAGGGGAGAAGCCCACTTGTTTAACCCGGATACCGTTCATTTACTACAACACGCAACCCGAAGCAACAGCTATTCGGTATATAAAAACTATGCTGCTAAAATAAACGAGCAAACTGAAAAGCATTACACCATCCGTGGTCTATTGGATTTTGCCCATCACCGCGAAGCCATCAGCATTGATGAGGTAGAGGCTGCAGAAAGCATCATGACGCGTTTTGCTACCGGTGCCATGTCCTTCGGTTCTATTTCGCACGAGGCGCACAGCACCATGGCTATCGCTATGAACCGCATTGGCGGTAAGAGCAACACCGGCGAAGGTGGCGAAGATGAGATGCGCTATGAGAAAATGCCAAACGGCGATTCTATGCGCTCTGCTATCAAGCAAGTGGCTTCGGCCCGTTTTGGGGTGACCTCCAATTATTTGACCAATGCCGATGAGCTGCAGATCAAAATGGCGCAGGGTGCAAAACCGGGCGAAGGCGGGCAGCTGCCGGGCCACAAGGTGGACGAATGGATCGCTAAAACGCGCCACTCTACACCTGGGGTAGGTTTGATCTCGCCGCCGCCTCACCATGATATTTACTCTATCGAGGATCTGGCGCAATTGATATTTGATTTAAAGAACGCAAACCGCGCCGCCCGTATCAACGTTAAGCTGGTATCTAAAGCAGGTGTTGGTACAATAGCTGCCGGGGTTGCAAAAGCACATGCAGACGTGATCCTGATTGCCGGTTATGATGGCGGTACCGGTGCATCACCAATCAGTTCGGTAAAACACGCCGGCCTGCCCTGGGAACTTGGCCTTTCCGAAGCACACCAGACACTGGTACGCAATAAACTGCGCAGCCGCGTGGTACTGCAAACCGATGGTCAGTTAAAAACCGGCCGGGATTTGGCCATCGCTGCGCTGTTAGGTGCAGAAGAGTGGGGAGTGGCTACCGCAGCTTTAGTTGCAGGCGGCTGTATCATGATGCGTAAATGCCATTTAAACACCTGCCCTGTAGGTGTTGCTACACAGGATCCCGAGTTAAGGAAGCTGTTTAGCGGCAAGGCAGATCACGTAGTGAACCTTTTCCGCTTTATGGCGGAGGAACTGCGCGAGATCATGGCTGAGCTGGGCTTCCGTACCATTAATGAAATGGTGGGCCGTGTACAGTTCCTTAAGGTTAGAGATAACATCCAGAGCTGGAAAGCTAAAAAGGTTGACCTGAGCGGCATATTGCACCCAACAACTAATACCAAAGGGATGACGCTGTACAACAGCGAAAAGCAGGATCATGGCATGGATGCCATCATCGACTGGAGATTGCTGGAGCAGGCGAAAGCTGCGTTGGAAGATAAAACGCCGGTTTTTGCAAATTTCGATCTGAAAAATGTTGACCGTACCGTGGGTACCCTGCTATCAAACGAGATCTCTAAGATCTACGGTTCTGCAGGGTTGCCGGATAATACCATCAATTACAAATTCAAAGGTTCGGCAGGGCAAAGCTTTGGTGCATTTACTACCAAAGGCATCTCTTTTGAGCTGGAGGGCGAGGCGAACGATTACGTAGGCAAGGGCTTGTCCGGTGCGCAACTGGCTATTTACCCGGCTTCCAACGCTACATTTACGCCAGAAAATAATATCATCATAGGCAACGTGGCCCTTTATGGCGCTACCAGCGGTGAGCTGTTTATCAGGGGCATGGCCGGCGAACGTTTCGCTGTGCGTAACTCTGGTGCCACCACTGTTGTAGAAGGTATTGGCGACCATGGTTGCGAGTACATGACCGGAGGCCGAGCGTTGATCCTGGGTGAAACAGGCAGAAACTTTGCAGCAGGTATGAGTGGTGGCTTAGCCTGGATATATAATCCTAACGGCACCTTTGCTGATAACTGCAATAAAGAGATGGTAGATCTGGATCCGCTTTCTGTGAAAGATGAGGAACAAATACTGGCCTTGCTTAAGAAGCATATCAACTTAACGGGCAGCAAACTGGCTCAGAACATACTCAAAAACTGGAGTACAGTTTCGGGTCAATTTGTGAAGGTGTATCCAAAAGAATTCAAACGAGTAATAGAGCAAAAAGAACTTCAAACGATCAGCTAA
- a CDS encoding histidinol dehydrogenase, with product MGGGSATFRYSDLTAADISRLVQRNVDPANEIRALVEEVIENVKLHGDRALLDYAHKFDKVELTKLYLDKAELEDIAAAVAPDQQEALQMAYANIYKFHKGQLKTEDKVETMPGVTCWRELRAIEKVGLYIPGGTAVLPSTFLMLGIPARIAGCSEIVVCTPPQKNGKVNAFIAYVALMLGIDKVYLAGGSQAVAAMAYGTDTITKVDKIFGPGNQFVTKAKTIIQSTTTTAIDMPAGPSEVLVIADETAKPAYVAADLLAQAEHGIDSQSILVCTSQSIAEQTSAEVEKQLAVLPRAEIARQAIANSYIIIVDTLDQAMDFSNEYAPEHLILATESWPAITPKIINAGSVFLGNLTPESVGDYASGTNHTLPTSSYSRAYSGVSVDSFVKKITFQFLTDEGIKNIGPAVETLADMEGLHAHRNAVSIRATKPTAL from the coding sequence CTGGGCGGGGGGAGCGCTACGTTTCGTTATTCAGATTTAACTGCTGCGGATATTTCCCGACTTGTTCAACGCAATGTTGACCCGGCAAATGAGATCCGCGCGTTGGTAGAAGAGGTAATTGAGAACGTGAAACTACACGGCGACCGTGCCCTGCTGGATTATGCGCATAAATTCGACAAGGTTGAGCTAACTAAGCTTTACCTGGATAAAGCCGAGCTGGAAGATATTGCTGCTGCCGTTGCACCAGATCAGCAAGAAGCTTTGCAAATGGCTTATGCCAATATCTACAAGTTCCACAAAGGGCAGCTTAAAACCGAGGACAAGGTGGAAACCATGCCCGGAGTTACCTGTTGGCGGGAGTTAAGGGCCATTGAAAAAGTGGGGCTTTATATTCCCGGCGGTACTGCTGTTTTGCCTTCTACCTTCCTGATGCTGGGCATTCCGGCAAGGATAGCAGGATGCAGCGAAATTGTGGTGTGCACTCCCCCGCAAAAAAATGGCAAAGTTAACGCCTTCATCGCTTACGTAGCTTTAATGCTGGGTATTGATAAGGTTTACCTGGCAGGTGGTTCACAGGCAGTTGCCGCTATGGCTTATGGTACGGACACGATAACCAAAGTGGATAAGATCTTCGGACCAGGCAACCAGTTTGTTACCAAGGCCAAAACCATAATTCAATCTACCACCACCACTGCCATTGATATGCCCGCGGGCCCGTCTGAAGTGTTGGTGATTGCAGATGAAACAGCCAAACCTGCCTATGTGGCTGCCGACCTGCTGGCACAGGCCGAACACGGAATCGATAGCCAGTCGATCCTGGTTTGCACCTCGCAAAGTATCGCAGAGCAAACTAGTGCAGAAGTAGAAAAACAATTGGCTGTTTTGCCCCGTGCCGAAATTGCGAGGCAGGCGATAGCTAATTCGTACATCATCATTGTTGATACACTTGATCAGGCGATGGATTTCAGCAACGAATATGCCCCCGAGCATTTGATCCTGGCTACAGAAAGCTGGCCGGCTATAACGCCTAAGATAATTAATGCCGGTTCTGTATTTCTTGGCAACTTAACCCCGGAGAGTGTAGGCGACTATGCCTCGGGCACCAATCACACCCTTCCAACCAGCAGTTATTCAAGGGCTTATTCAGGCGTATCAGTAGATTCATTTGTCAAGAAGATCACCTTCCAGTTTTTGACGGACGAGGGGATTAAAAATATAGGTCCGGCCGTAGAGACTTTGGCGGATATGGAAGGCCTGCATGCGCACAGGAATGCGGTGAGTATAAGGGCAACAAAACCCACGGCGCTCTGA
- a CDS encoding galactokinase (catalyzes the formation of alpha-D-galactose 1-phosphate from D-galactose in galactose metabolism), whose product MNEKLQQEFAKLYSKEPSKIYFAPGRVNLIGEHIDYNGGLVMPCAITLGTYMLAAPNDDNIFRFKSLNFKEEAAINIDTNNVKIEEFWYNYPVGVLEHFKMDGKTLQGLDILYYGNIPIASGLSSSASIEVVSAFAFNDIFGAGYSKLEMVKLAKWVENTYIGLQSGIMDQFAVAFGEKDKALMLNCDTLDYQAVDSSLGEYVLAIINTNKSRKLAESKYNERVTECQAALKALQTALDINYLCDIDSATFNSYKHLITDEVVRNRATHVIEENDRVKLAAKALSSHNLPEFGQLMYASHQSLRTLYEVSGKELDAVVDFCKTQPYVAGARMTGAGFGGCAIALVKADQYDHFSEAVTEYYTKEIGYAPAVYSSLIGDGVGVLTGDINFSTDPSLELVS is encoded by the coding sequence ATGAACGAGAAACTGCAGCAGGAGTTTGCGAAGCTGTACAGCAAAGAACCATCAAAAATTTATTTTGCACCCGGAAGAGTTAATCTTATTGGGGAGCATATCGATTACAACGGAGGCCTGGTAATGCCATGTGCGATAACCCTGGGTACTTACATGCTGGCGGCGCCAAACGATGATAACATTTTTAGATTTAAAAGCCTCAATTTTAAGGAGGAGGCAGCGATTAACATTGATACAAATAATGTTAAGATAGAGGAGTTTTGGTACAATTATCCGGTAGGTGTATTAGAGCACTTTAAAATGGATGGCAAAACCTTGCAAGGTTTGGATATTTTGTACTATGGCAATATCCCTATCGCATCGGGCCTATCATCTTCTGCATCTATCGAAGTAGTTTCAGCTTTCGCATTTAACGATATTTTTGGCGCGGGCTATTCCAAACTGGAAATGGTAAAGCTGGCTAAGTGGGTGGAGAATACTTATATCGGCCTGCAAAGCGGTATTATGGATCAGTTTGCTGTAGCGTTCGGCGAAAAGGACAAAGCCCTGATGCTTAACTGTGATACACTGGATTACCAGGCGGTAGATAGTTCGCTGGGCGAATACGTACTGGCTATCATCAACACCAACAAATCCCGTAAACTAGCCGAATCTAAATATAATGAGCGGGTGACCGAATGCCAGGCTGCCCTAAAGGCTTTGCAGACAGCATTGGATATCAACTACCTGTGCGATATCGACTCGGCTACTTTCAACAGCTACAAGCACCTGATAACAGATGAAGTGGTACGCAACCGGGCAACCCATGTTATCGAAGAAAACGACCGGGTGAAACTCGCTGCGAAAGCATTGAGTTCACATAACCTCCCCGAATTCGGTCAGTTGATGTACGCTTCGCATCAATCATTAAGAACGCTTTACGAAGTAAGTGGTAAGGAACTGGATGCTGTTGTAGATTTTTGCAAAACCCAGCCTTACGTTGCCGGTGCCCGCATGACCGGTGCAGGCTTTGGAGGATGCGCCATAGCACTGGTTAAAGCAGATCAGTATGATCATTTTAGTGAAGCGGTAACAGAATATTATACGAAAGAAATAGGATACGCTCCGGCAGTATACAGTTCTTTAATCGGAGATGGCGTGGGCGTTTTGACCGGGGATATCAACTTCAGCACGGATCCATCATTGGAGCTGGTTTCCTAA
- the gltD gene encoding glutamate synthase (glutamate synthase is composed of subunits alpha and beta; beta subunit is a flavin adenine dinucleotide-NADPH dependent oxidoreductase; provides electrons to the alpha subunit, which binds L-glutamine and 2-oxoglutarate and forms L-glutamate) produces MGKATGFQEFNRELPQKTPVAERLKNYNEFVGLYPEEKLNQQSARCMNCGIPFCHNGCPLGNVIPEFNDAVYRKNWGEAYQILSSTNNFPEFTGRICPAPCESACVLGINKPPVAIEEIEKHIIEVAYSKNMVKPVAPLIKTGKKVAVVGSGPAGLAAAAQLSKAGHKVTVFERDDHPGGLLRYGIPDFKLEKWVIDRRIQIMEEDGIEFKCNTEIGKDLAADEIVRTHDAVVLAGGSTIPRNLPIPGREFKGVHFAMDFLKQQNKRVSNTAFEMEEILATGKDVVVIGGGDTGSDCVGTSNRQGAKSVKQFEVMVQPPEQRTAHMPWPTYPMVLKTTSSHEEGVERFWGINTKEFLGDENGELRAIKVSDVSWEIDVMGRPIKFSEVEGSEREIVCQRVFLAMGFVNPQFEGALQQLNVALDERKNVKAKEGAYRTNVSKVFAAGDMRRGQSLVVWAISEGREAARKVDEFLMGHSNLESKDGVNQFEQVFY; encoded by the coding sequence ATGGGAAAAGCTACAGGATTTCAGGAATTTAACAGGGAACTTCCACAAAAAACGCCGGTTGCCGAAAGGTTAAAAAACTATAACGAATTTGTGGGTTTATACCCGGAAGAAAAATTAAACCAGCAAAGCGCACGCTGCATGAACTGCGGCATCCCGTTTTGCCATAACGGTTGCCCTTTGGGTAACGTGATACCGGAATTTAATGATGCCGTTTACCGCAAAAACTGGGGTGAGGCATACCAGATTTTATCGTCAACCAATAACTTCCCGGAGTTTACCGGCCGCATTTGCCCCGCACCGTGCGAATCTGCCTGTGTGCTGGGGATTAACAAACCGCCGGTTGCTATAGAAGAAATAGAAAAGCATATTATAGAGGTTGCCTACTCTAAAAACATGGTTAAACCGGTTGCCCCACTTATTAAAACGGGCAAAAAGGTGGCTGTAGTAGGTTCCGGGCCGGCTGGTTTGGCTGCTGCCGCGCAGTTAAGCAAAGCAGGGCACAAAGTCACCGTGTTTGAGCGCGATGATCACCCGGGTGGTTTGCTGCGTTACGGCATTCCTGATTTTAAGCTGGAAAAATGGGTGATAGACCGCCGTATCCAGATCATGGAAGAGGATGGTATAGAATTTAAATGCAATACCGAAATAGGTAAAGATCTGGCCGCCGATGAAATAGTGCGCACACATGATGCGGTAGTACTGGCCGGCGGATCAACTATTCCGCGTAATTTACCTATCCCCGGCAGGGAATTTAAAGGGGTTCATTTTGCAATGGATTTCCTGAAACAGCAGAACAAACGCGTAAGCAATACTGCTTTCGAAATGGAAGAGATATTGGCTACCGGTAAGGATGTTGTTGTAATTGGTGGTGGTGATACCGGCAGCGACTGCGTAGGTACATCCAACCGCCAGGGTGCCAAATCTGTGAAGCAATTTGAAGTAATGGTGCAGCCGCCAGAACAGCGAACCGCGCATATGCCCTGGCCAACTTATCCAATGGTGCTGAAAACGACCAGCTCTCACGAAGAAGGCGTTGAACGTTTCTGGGGTATCAATACAAAAGAATTTTTGGGTGATGAGAACGGCGAACTGAGAGCCATAAAGGTGAGCGATGTAAGCTGGGAGATCGATGTGATGGGCCGCCCTATCAAATTCAGCGAAGTAGAAGGTTCTGAACGCGAAATTGTGTGCCAAAGGGTATTTCTTGCCATGGGCTTTGTAAACCCGCAGTTTGAAGGTGCCTTGCAACAGCTCAACGTAGCACTTGACGAACGCAAGAACGTAAAAGCTAAAGAAGGCGCTTACCGTACCAATGTGAGCAAAGTATTTGCTGCGGGCGATATGCGCCGCGGACAGTCATTAGTCGTGTGGGCCATATCCGAGGGCCGCGAGGCTGCCCGAAAGGTTGATGAATTTTTAATGGGCCACAGTAACCTGGAAAGTAAAGATGGTGTAAACCAGTTTGAACAAGTATTTTATTAA
- a CDS encoding RNA methyltransferase, translating to MRKLKLDELNRASIEDFKEQDKLPVVVVLDNVRSMHNIGSIFRTSDGFAADAVYLCGITAQPPHREIEKTALGATQSVNWEYFASTLDAIAKLRDNGYKIIAIEQAENSTMLNEFTPSPDEKYALIFGNEVNGVSDEAMELIDTCIEIPQFGTKHSFNIVVSAGIVLWDFFAKLAG from the coding sequence ATGCGCAAACTAAAGCTCGACGAACTCAACCGTGCCTCTATCGAGGATTTTAAGGAACAGGATAAATTGCCGGTAGTGGTGGTGCTGGATAATGTGCGTAGTATGCACAACATTGGTTCCATCTTTCGCACTTCTGATGGCTTTGCAGCCGACGCAGTTTATCTCTGTGGAATTACTGCGCAGCCCCCCCACCGGGAGATTGAAAAAACGGCGCTGGGTGCCACCCAATCGGTTAACTGGGAATATTTTGCCAGCACTTTGGATGCCATAGCCAAACTTCGCGACAACGGCTACAAAATAATCGCCATCGAGCAAGCCGAAAACAGCACTATGCTCAATGAGTTCACCCCATCTCCCGATGAAAAATACGCGCTCATTTTCGGCAATGAAGTAAACGGCGTAAGTGATGAAGCGATGGAGCTAATAGATACCTGCATTGAGATCCCGCAGTTTGGAACAAAGCACTCGTTCAACATTGTAGTATCCGCAGGAATTGTTTTGTGGGATTTCTTTGCAAAGCTGGCTGGATAA